In Gemmatimonadota bacterium, a single genomic region encodes these proteins:
- a CDS encoding flagellar motor protein MotA produces the protein MGIDILILYEHANTFARFIVWLLLGMSFYSLTIAIGKSIKINKSTAATRKFAPQFSRAIQEEQLDQAIALAEKNQASHIAKVLGGALAEVKPLLRDRATITAADINSAERAVERQMLITLADFKRGTGILATVGSTGPFVGLLGTTMGIVTAFNAMSAGGASGGLAGIAGGISEALITTALGLLVAIPAVWFYNYFTTKIENLTVEMTYSSQELIDYLIKSVGSEFGRSIFTKEFQAQKAVSGSGHIS, from the coding sequence ATGGGCATTGATATTCTGATTCTCTATGAGCACGCGAACACCTTCGCCCGTTTCATCGTGTGGCTGTTGTTGGGCATGTCGTTCTACTCGCTGACCATCGCGATCGGCAAGTCGATCAAGATCAACAAGAGCACCGCCGCCACCAGGAAATTCGCCCCCCAGTTCTCGCGAGCCATTCAGGAAGAGCAGCTCGACCAGGCCATCGCTCTCGCTGAAAAGAATCAGGCCAGCCACATCGCCAAGGTGTTGGGCGGCGCGTTAGCCGAGGTCAAGCCCCTCCTCCGCGACCGGGCCACTATCACCGCGGCCGACATCAATTCGGCCGAGCGCGCCGTGGAGCGGCAGATGCTGATCACCCTGGCAGACTTCAAGCGCGGGACCGGCATCTTGGCGACGGTCGGATCGACCGGCCCCTTTGTCGGCCTGCTCGGCACCACCATGGGTATCGTCACCGCCTTTAACGCCATGTCGGCCGGCGGCGCCTCGGGCGGCTTGGCGGGTATTGCCGGAGGTATTTCCGAGGCCCTGATCACCACGGCGCTCGGGCTGCTCGTCGCGATCCCCGCGGTGTGGTTCTACAACTACTTCACCACCAAGATCGAAAACCTCACGGTCGAGATGACCTACAGCTCGCAGGAACTGATCGACTACCTCATCAAGAGCGTCGGCAGCGAGTTTGGCCGTTCCATCTTCACCAAGGAGTTCCAGGCCCAGAAGGCGGTGAGCGGCAGTGGCCACATCAGCTAA
- a CDS encoding biopolymer transporter ExbD yields the protein MGMSVGGGHGGVSSEPNVIPMIDIMLVLLIIFMISQPLSRMAIDVQVPPLETAPSDGPSSQIVLNILEDGNYEINGQPVPPGQLDTQIHAIYDNRPAKLIFIKAMASRTYQDWIKASDIVRGAGVQVIGFTPKG from the coding sequence ATGGGAATGTCAGTTGGAGGCGGTCACGGTGGGGTGAGCTCGGAACCGAACGTCATTCCGATGATCGACATCATGTTGGTGCTCTTGATCATCTTCATGATTTCGCAGCCGCTGTCGCGGATGGCGATCGACGTCCAAGTGCCGCCGCTCGAAACGGCCCCATCGGACGGGCCGTCGTCCCAGATCGTGCTGAATATTCTGGAGGATGGCAACTATGAGATCAACGGCCAGCCGGTGCCACCCGGCCAACTCGATACTCAGATTCACGCCATCTACGACAACCGGCCGGCCAAGCTGATTTTCATCAAGGCAATGGCCAGCCGGACCTATCAGGACTGGATCAAGGCGTCCGACATCGTTCGAGGCGCGGGAGTTCAAGTCATCGGGTTTACGCCGAAGGGGTGA
- a CDS encoding biopolymer transporter ExbD codes for MATSANNQLAGQSSVSSEPNVIPMIDIMLVLLIIFMIVTPLISNGFQATMPQGVNLDSRPEGEGEVVLGIDQGGQYFLNGALIPPDVLPDQLKAIYAARSEDKILYFRAHNDLKFDKVQDAVEIARRAGVRVMAAITEIEQTGGLFGAVDKTKKK; via the coding sequence GTGGCCACATCAGCTAATAACCAGCTGGCGGGTCAGAGCTCGGTCAGTTCGGAGCCCAACGTCATTCCGATGATCGACATCATGCTGGTGTTGTTGATCATCTTCATGATCGTGACGCCCTTGATCTCGAACGGGTTCCAGGCCACGATGCCGCAAGGCGTCAACCTGGACTCCCGGCCCGAGGGTGAGGGAGAGGTTGTGTTGGGCATCGACCAGGGGGGGCAGTATTTCCTGAACGGCGCTCTGATTCCGCCCGACGTCTTGCCAGACCAGCTCAAGGCCATTTATGCGGCGCGCTCGGAAGATAAGATTTTGTACTTCCGGGCCCACAATGACCTCAAGTTCGACAAGGTCCAGGATGCGGTCGAGATTGCCCGGCGGGCCGGCGTCCGCGTCATGGCCGCCATCACGGAAATCGAACAAACCGGTGGTCTCTTCGGGGCCGTCGACAAAACCAAGAAGAAGTAA
- a CDS encoding LemA family protein codes for MGLALVILFMVAGFAILTYNGVTSLRATADNAWADIDVQLKRRHDLIPSLVAAVQGHAGYERSTLEAVVAARQRAASATGPRAAGEAEGILAGSVHQVLALAEAYPDLKAAESFLSLQQNLTEIEDHVQQARRYYNAVVRDLNTKIQQFPSNLLARPLGFAERESFGINEAERAAPRIDLGRGG; via the coding sequence ATGGGACTTGCCCTAGTCATTCTGTTCATGGTGGCCGGGTTTGCGATCCTGACCTATAACGGGGTGACCAGCCTCCGAGCTACCGCCGACAACGCGTGGGCTGATATCGACGTCCAGCTGAAACGTCGCCACGACCTGATCCCCTCGCTGGTTGCCGCGGTGCAAGGGCACGCCGGCTACGAACGAAGCACGCTCGAGGCGGTCGTCGCCGCCCGCCAGCGAGCCGCCTCCGCCACGGGCCCTCGGGCAGCCGGCGAAGCGGAGGGCATCCTGGCCGGATCAGTCCACCAGGTGCTGGCCTTGGCCGAGGCCTACCCCGATCTCAAGGCCGCCGAGAGTTTTCTCTCACTCCAACAGAACTTGACTGAGATCGAGGATCACGTCCAGCAGGCCCGCCGGTACTACAACGCCGTGGTCCGGGACCTCAACACCAAGATCCAGCAGTTTCCGTCGAACCTGCTGGCCCGCCCGCTCGGATTCGCCGAGCGAGAGTCGTTCGGCATCAATGAAGCCGAACGGGCGGCTCCCCGCATCGACCTCGGACGGGGCGGATGA
- a CDS encoding TonB family protein yields MFENLIESKPQKQRTLGQTITSAVLHVVVIYGALQATSGAAETLKAILQDTTMVFLKPPEPPPPPPTPPPPDAIVTQNPPPMGFQTVMPPTEIPKDIPPVNLNERFDAKDFSGKGVEGGVAAGIVGGTGPVSTTETFLEAEVDDPVSPINFQKPRYPPVLQQAGIAGSVDVQYVVGIEGRAERESFRILRSTNKAFEEPAREAIMASTFKPAKIRGSPVRQLVQQRVSFTIGS; encoded by the coding sequence ATGTTCGAAAACCTGATTGAGTCAAAGCCCCAGAAGCAGCGAACCCTTGGCCAGACGATTACCTCGGCGGTGCTACACGTCGTGGTGATTTATGGCGCGCTGCAGGCCACCTCGGGCGCAGCGGAAACGCTCAAGGCAATCCTCCAGGACACCACAATGGTGTTCCTGAAGCCGCCGGAACCACCGCCCCCCCCGCCGACGCCGCCGCCTCCGGACGCGATCGTCACCCAGAATCCGCCGCCGATGGGCTTCCAGACGGTGATGCCGCCGACGGAAATCCCGAAGGACATTCCGCCGGTCAATCTGAACGAGCGGTTCGACGCCAAGGACTTCAGTGGTAAGGGCGTCGAGGGCGGTGTGGCGGCCGGCATCGTCGGCGGCACCGGTCCGGTGTCCACGACGGAGACGTTCCTGGAAGCTGAAGTGGATGATCCGGTCTCGCCGATCAACTTCCAGAAGCCGCGGTATCCGCCGGTGCTCCAGCAGGCCGGTATTGCCGGCAGCGTCGACGTACAGTATGTGGTTGGCATCGAGGGAAGAGCCGAGCGGGAGTCGTTCCGGATCCTCCGGAGCACGAACAAGGCGTTCGAAGAACCGGCTCGGGAAGCCATCATGGCCTCGACCTTCAAGCCGGCCAAGATCAGGGGATCGCCGGTCCGTCAGCTAGTGCAGCAGCGGGTGTCGTTCACGATTGGGTCCTGA
- a CDS encoding HAMP domain-containing protein has translation MRSIRQRLTIGYIVALSLTVAIFGTVLYLDRRQANLTELDSRLEVEADLTLQFMRDLTRTMGRLPPVMESVQPFFQRFRHYLVLVDHDGSTILSIDPTGGLDSRAVNQLRDLADAPGQRPKFGTATVIPGRPAIRYYIVEVTGADPSLRSMLVGAGVDEVLFGPAALARSMLLIAPFLLLISILTGSWLARTSLKPLESTIDELTAITDGRSLHRRLPVDPGSTDELTRMSHAANGMFARLEQSFAAQQRFVAEASHELKTPLMVLRVGVERALTNPKVPSESLQPLDESLEEINRMSELVDSLLMLARADEGRAPLAVAELDLRDVVSEAGETAQILGEAKSLSIRTAIPEVPVILAVDKTRVRQLILNLVTNAVKYTQEGGEIGVELADLGSAVQLVVSDTGIGIAAGDLAHVFDRFWRADPARTRDDERAGTGLGLAITKWIAEAHGGSIAVQSRPGKGTVFTVSLPRLPSSVVSPAD, from the coding sequence ATGCGATCCATCCGCCAGCGGCTCACGATCGGATACATCGTCGCGTTGTCGCTGACGGTCGCCATTTTCGGTACCGTGCTCTACCTCGATCGCCGCCAGGCCAACCTCACCGAGCTCGACAGCCGGCTCGAGGTCGAGGCCGACCTCACCTTGCAGTTCATGCGGGACCTCACCCGGACGATGGGCCGGCTGCCTCCGGTCATGGAAAGCGTCCAGCCGTTCTTCCAGCGGTTCCGCCACTACCTGGTGCTGGTCGACCACGACGGCAGCACGATTCTCTCGATCGACCCAACGGGTGGCCTCGACTCCCGGGCCGTCAATCAGCTCCGAGATCTGGCCGATGCCCCGGGCCAGCGGCCGAAGTTCGGGACCGCCACGGTGATTCCGGGCCGCCCAGCCATCCGGTACTACATCGTGGAGGTCACCGGCGCCGATCCGTCGCTCCGGTCGATGCTGGTCGGCGCCGGGGTGGACGAGGTGTTGTTTGGGCCGGCGGCCCTGGCCCGATCGATGTTGCTGATCGCTCCGTTTCTGCTGCTGATTTCGATCTTGACCGGGTCCTGGTTGGCCAGGACCAGTCTCAAGCCGCTCGAATCGACCATCGACGAGTTGACCGCGATCACCGACGGGCGAAGCCTCCACCGCCGGCTTCCGGTCGATCCGGGGAGTACCGATGAACTCACCCGGATGTCACACGCGGCCAACGGGATGTTCGCCCGCTTGGAACAAAGCTTCGCCGCGCAGCAACGGTTCGTCGCCGAGGCCAGCCACGAACTCAAAACGCCGCTGATGGTGCTCCGGGTGGGGGTTGAACGGGCCCTCACCAACCCGAAAGTGCCCTCCGAGAGCCTTCAGCCGCTCGATGAGTCGCTCGAAGAAATCAACCGGATGTCCGAACTGGTCGACAGTCTGCTGATGCTCGCGCGGGCCGATGAAGGCCGGGCGCCGCTGGCCGTCGCCGAACTCGATCTCCGGGACGTTGTCAGCGAAGCGGGGGAGACCGCCCAGATACTCGGCGAGGCCAAGAGCCTGAGTATTCGAACCGCGATCCCCGAGGTGCCCGTGATCCTGGCCGTTGATAAGACCCGGGTTCGCCAGCTCATCCTCAATCTGGTCACCAACGCGGTCAAGTACACCCAGGAGGGCGGGGAAATCGGCGTCGAGCTCGCCGATCTGGGCTCCGCCGTGCAGTTGGTGGTCAGCGATACCGGCATCGGGATCGCCGCCGGCGATCTGGCGCACGTGTTCGATCGGTTCTGGCGCGCCGACCCGGCCCGCACCCGCGACGATGAGCGGGCCGGCACTGGGTTGGGTCTCGCGATTACCAAGTGGATTGCCGAGGCCCATGGTGGTTCGATTGCGGTCCAAAGCCGCCCTGGCAAGGGGACCGTATTTACCGTATCTTTGCCAAGGTTGCCGTCGTCCGTTGTGTCACCCGCTGACTAA
- a CDS encoding response regulator transcription factor encodes MKLLVVEDDRIVGQYVKRGMEEQGYHADLVDDGLEALRLASGGHYDLVILDLRLPGMTGYEVLRTLRDRGVTTPILVLTAQDAVDHKVQALRAGADDYVTKPFAFEELLARVEAIARRPPQIRSTRLVVGELELDTATREVRRSGKLLDLTPKEYTVLEYLMRHPGRVMSRTLITEYAWDYHFDPGTNIVDVVINRLRKKLDAEHDRKTLHTVRGIGYVVKA; translated from the coding sequence GTGAAGCTCTTGGTCGTGGAGGACGATCGGATCGTCGGCCAGTACGTCAAACGCGGAATGGAAGAGCAGGGGTACCACGCCGATCTCGTCGATGACGGCCTTGAGGCCCTTCGCCTAGCGTCAGGGGGCCATTATGACCTCGTGATTCTGGACCTGCGGTTGCCGGGCATGACCGGGTACGAAGTGCTCCGCACCCTCAGGGATCGGGGTGTCACGACCCCAATTCTAGTGCTGACCGCCCAAGATGCCGTCGACCACAAGGTCCAGGCGCTCCGGGCCGGAGCCGACGACTATGTGACCAAGCCCTTCGCCTTCGAGGAGCTGCTGGCCCGGGTCGAGGCGATCGCTCGCCGCCCTCCTCAGATCCGCTCGACCCGCCTGGTGGTCGGCGAACTGGAACTCGACACGGCGACCCGGGAGGTCCGCCGGAGCGGAAAGCTGCTCGACCTGACCCCGAAGGAATACACGGTCTTGGAGTATTTGATGCGCCATCCCGGCCGAGTGATGTCTCGGACCCTGATCACCGAGTACGCCTGGGACTACCACTTCGATCCCGGCACCAACATCGTGGATGTGGTGATCAATCGGCTCCGCAAGAAACTTGACGCCGAGCACGACCGAAAAACCCTCCATACCGTTCGCGGCATCGGGTACGTGGTCAAGGCCTGA
- a CDS encoding energy transducer TonB, with protein sequence MVALPALARLPVPPVVVPPPPPVVVPPVVPSIESPSPSPVPDTVPPRPDAGPVSGTGTGAGTGAGPGTGPGTGSGKGSGDGSEVGAGKGPGSGEGGKARPPEPRQLILPPADIPKALRGVTIAVTFWVGPEGRVEEIRLSPKPADRGFAKKLEDVMRNYRFRPARGPDGLPIAGTITVELTF encoded by the coding sequence ATGGTGGCCTTGCCGGCCCTGGCCAGACTCCCGGTGCCCCCGGTCGTGGTACCGCCTCCGCCTCCAGTAGTGGTCCCGCCGGTCGTCCCGTCGATCGAAAGCCCATCTCCAAGTCCGGTGCCGGACACCGTGCCGCCTCGCCCCGATGCGGGCCCCGTGTCGGGCACCGGGACCGGAGCCGGCACCGGCGCGGGGCCCGGCACGGGCCCCGGGACGGGGTCAGGCAAGGGCTCCGGCGATGGATCGGAAGTTGGGGCGGGGAAGGGGCCTGGAAGTGGGGAAGGTGGGAAAGCCAGGCCGCCCGAGCCCCGGCAACTGATCCTGCCCCCCGCCGACATTCCCAAGGCGTTACGGGGCGTTACGATTGCAGTTACCTTCTGGGTCGGTCCCGAGGGGCGAGTCGAGGAGATCCGACTTTCCCCCAAACCGGCCGATCGCGGGTTCGCCAAAAAGCTCGAAGACGTCATGCGGAACTACCGATTCAGACCGGCCCGGGGGCCCGACGGGCTTCCGATCGCCGGAACCATCACGGTTGAGTTGACCTTCTAG
- a CDS encoding PAS domain S-box protein, producing the protein MSPSRVQTSLGGTALDLLGRVARIINSGLPPDDTLASAAGAIQQGHQFRSVCLWHREASANRCAGIASPPRLAFAPTLDELPPAPPDTLRVPLIHAGSRLGVLEIERDPGQPDVLVAVVDVLQDLLAPFLDSMTLAEDLALEVASRSREISEQRRFTGLVIDSLPVGLYVVDRSYRIQFWNRERETGTQGVPRDDVVGRSVFQVLTRQPADQLKEEFDQVFETGQSRQAEIVVGQGGGRRVYLTSRVPMRLEGADVTHVITIGEDVTEARNVQHQILRQEKLAAVGQLAAGVMHEINNPLATIAACAAAVDARLSSHADASVKEFLDIIDKEVQRCSKIVDGLLEFSRHSSTRPKNSVRINDVVERTLFLLKHHKRFKRLTVTTELHPGDLTVQANDEQLIQVLMALLLNAVDAMVNGGTLTLTTRPAAADAEALIEVRDTGLGIPAAEVAKIFEPFYTTKPPGQGTGLGLSIAYGIIQDHRGRIDVESAFGLGSLFTVVLPTDAGGSS; encoded by the coding sequence GTGAGTCCCTCTCGCGTGCAGACCTCGCTTGGCGGTACCGCCTTGGACCTGCTGGGCCGGGTGGCCCGGATCATCAACAGCGGCCTTCCGCCAGACGATACGCTGGCGTCGGCTGCCGGGGCAATCCAACAGGGCCACCAATTCCGCTCTGTCTGCCTCTGGCACCGCGAGGCCAGTGCCAATCGGTGCGCGGGGATTGCGAGCCCCCCCCGGCTGGCGTTCGCCCCGACCCTCGACGAGCTCCCGCCGGCGCCTCCTGACACGTTACGGGTTCCGCTGATTCACGCCGGCTCACGGCTCGGGGTGCTCGAAATCGAGCGGGACCCGGGCCAGCCGGACGTGCTGGTCGCAGTGGTCGACGTCCTCCAGGACCTGCTGGCCCCCTTCCTCGACTCGATGACCTTGGCCGAAGATCTGGCCCTCGAGGTGGCCAGTCGGTCTCGCGAGATCTCTGAGCAGCGGCGCTTTACCGGCTTGGTGATCGACAGCCTCCCGGTCGGCCTCTATGTGGTCGACCGATCGTACCGGATTCAATTCTGGAATCGGGAACGAGAAACCGGCACCCAGGGCGTCCCGCGGGATGACGTGGTCGGCCGTTCGGTCTTCCAGGTGTTGACCCGACAACCGGCCGACCAGCTCAAGGAAGAGTTCGATCAGGTCTTCGAAACCGGCCAGAGTCGCCAGGCGGAAATCGTCGTGGGGCAGGGGGGGGGGCGGCGAGTCTATCTGACGTCGCGGGTGCCGATGCGGCTCGAAGGGGCTGACGTCACTCATGTCATTACCATCGGCGAGGACGTGACCGAGGCCAGAAACGTCCAGCACCAGATCCTCCGGCAGGAAAAACTCGCCGCGGTCGGCCAACTCGCGGCGGGGGTCATGCATGAGATCAACAATCCCCTGGCGACCATCGCGGCGTGCGCGGCCGCCGTTGACGCCCGGCTCAGCAGCCACGCCGACGCCAGCGTCAAAGAGTTCCTCGACATCATCGACAAAGAGGTCCAGCGCTGCAGCAAGATCGTGGACGGGCTCCTCGAGTTCAGCCGCCATTCCTCGACTCGGCCCAAGAACTCGGTCCGCATCAATGACGTGGTCGAACGGACGCTGTTCCTCCTCAAACATCACAAGCGATTCAAGCGCCTGACCGTCACAACTGAGCTCCACCCCGGCGATCTCACCGTGCAGGCCAATGACGAGCAGTTGATCCAGGTCCTGATGGCGTTGCTGCTCAATGCCGTCGATGCCATGGTCAACGGCGGCACCCTCACCCTCACCACTCGGCCGGCGGCGGCCGACGCGGAAGCCTTGATCGAGGTCCGGGACACCGGGCTCGGCATTCCCGCCGCCGAAGTGGCCAAGATCTTCGAGCCGTTCTACACCACGAAGCCGCCCGGACAGGGGACGGGATTGGGGCTGTCGATCGCCTACGGCATCATTCAGGATCACCGGGGCCGGATCGATGTCGAGAGTGCGTTTGGGCTCGGAAGCCTGTTCACCGTGGTTCTCCCGACTGACGCCGGAGGCAGCTCGTGA
- a CDS encoding amino acid permease translates to MSIFARKPITVERDRGMKRILGVGDLVMLAIGAVIGAGIFASLGTAAAGEVAADGTIIRAGAGPALIISFLLLGVVCGLAALCYAELASMIPTSGSAYAYTYATMGEFLAWIIGWDLILEYAIGNVAVAVAWSGYFGSLLSAFGIALPGWLSHGYFQVKMSADPALHSLMDTAPQLFGMPILLNVPAFVIVGLVTALLCIGVKESTRANTIMVVIKLAVLALFVIVGTIHIDPANYVPFAPNGFRGIHQGAAIVFFAYIGFDAISTAAEETKDPQRNLPRGILIGLAVCTLIYMVVGAVATGLVPYLQLRSADPLAHALELAGLKTASWIVSLGAVVSMTAVLLVFQYGQPRIFFAMARDGLMPKWAAKLHPKYRTPHVTTIVTGVLVAVGALIAEENTIYDLTNIGTLAAFALVCVGVLVLRIREPNRERLFRVPFVWVVTLGGAGACLFVMQGLPVRAWQMFGVWLIIGLALYFMYGYRHSVVRTGKRVEVEELDGAS, encoded by the coding sequence ATGTCGATATTCGCCCGGAAGCCAATTACCGTCGAGCGGGACCGCGGCATGAAGCGGATTCTCGGTGTCGGGGACCTCGTCATGTTGGCCATCGGGGCCGTCATCGGTGCCGGTATCTTCGCCTCGTTGGGCACGGCCGCAGCCGGGGAGGTGGCGGCCGACGGGACCATCATTCGGGCCGGCGCCGGGCCTGCCTTGATCATTTCATTCTTGCTCCTCGGCGTGGTCTGCGGATTGGCGGCGCTCTGCTACGCCGAGTTGGCCTCGATGATCCCGACCTCGGGTTCAGCCTACGCCTACACCTACGCCACGATGGGTGAGTTTCTGGCGTGGATCATCGGTTGGGATCTGATTCTCGAATACGCCATCGGGAACGTGGCCGTGGCCGTGGCCTGGAGCGGATACTTCGGTTCCCTGCTGAGCGCCTTTGGGATCGCATTACCCGGTTGGCTCTCACACGGGTACTTCCAGGTCAAGATGTCGGCTGACCCAGCCCTCCATTCACTCATGGACACGGCGCCCCAGCTCTTCGGGATGCCGATTCTCCTCAACGTGCCCGCCTTCGTGATCGTCGGCCTGGTGACCGCGTTGCTGTGCATCGGCGTCAAAGAGAGCACCCGCGCCAATACGATCATGGTCGTCATCAAGTTGGCGGTCCTGGCGTTGTTCGTGATCGTCGGGACCATCCATATCGACCCGGCCAACTATGTCCCGTTTGCCCCCAACGGATTCCGCGGCATTCATCAGGGCGCGGCCATCGTCTTCTTTGCCTACATCGGGTTCGATGCCATCTCGACGGCCGCGGAGGAAACCAAGGACCCGCAGCGGAACCTGCCCCGCGGCATCTTGATTGGACTCGCGGTCTGTACCCTGATCTACATGGTGGTCGGCGCCGTTGCCACGGGCTTGGTGCCCTATCTCCAGCTCCGGTCGGCCGACCCGCTGGCCCACGCCCTCGAGTTGGCCGGCTTGAAGACCGCCAGTTGGATTGTGTCGCTCGGAGCCGTGGTCTCGATGACGGCGGTGCTGTTGGTGTTCCAATACGGCCAGCCGCGAATTTTCTTCGCCATGGCGCGCGATGGCCTGATGCCCAAGTGGGCTGCGAAACTCCATCCCAAGTACCGGACGCCGCACGTCACCACGATCGTCACCGGCGTCTTGGTGGCCGTGGGGGCGCTCATCGCCGAGGAAAACACCATTTATGACTTGACCAACATCGGCACGCTCGCGGCGTTTGCCCTGGTGTGTGTCGGAGTGCTCGTGCTTCGGATCAGAGAACCGAATCGGGAACGGCTCTTCCGGGTCCCCTTCGTGTGGGTCGTGACGTTGGGCGGTGCGGGGGCGTGTTTGTTCGTCATGCAAGGCCTTCCAGTCCGGGCCTGGCAGATGTTCGGCGTCTGGCTCATCATCGGCTTGGCGCTCTACTTCATGTACGGATACCGGCACAGCGTCGTCCGAACCGGGAAGCGGGTCGAGGTTGAGGAACTGGACGGCGCGTCGTGA